A DNA window from Falco naumanni isolate bFalNau1 chromosome Z, bFalNau1.pat, whole genome shotgun sequence contains the following coding sequences:
- the TMEM271 gene encoding LOW QUALITY PROTEIN: transmembrane protein 271 (The sequence of the model RefSeq protein was modified relative to this genomic sequence to represent the inferred CDS: deleted 1 base in 1 codon) — protein MKWSVRGACAALSSCLLLACALSAAAVGLKCFSLGSELKGEPFRLGTAAGAFYSGLLLAAGLSLLAAALLCCRPPDEAPAAPAPASASALAPAGDPDAAGGGPGGGEAAAVPSGPVEKAPPGGRQNFLLLGVLVFMLGVLSAFAGAVIDGDTVSLVERKYSHYCLLQPGGAARPRSGPAAPDSSAAALRCQKLRDYQQGLVLSTVFNALECLLGLLNLLLVKNYKASQQRGRRRRRRRAAPATAAAAGGRRRRRRGGGGGRRAPRHSQGSLFSGGEPELSPGDCPFQAVSYINVGVFHVFDEAGVEVHCGGHPSVELPGYSPMDPELNASYPYCYPLPSEQPPAYEEIYPGEPCAHGT, from the exons ATGAAGTGGAGCGTGCGGGGAGCCTGCGCCGCgctctccagctgcctcctgctcgCCTGCGCCCTCAGCGCCGCCGCCGTGGGCCTGAAGTGCTTCTCGCTGGGCTCCGAGCTGAAGGGCGAGCCCTTCCGCCTGGGCACCGCCGCCGGCGCCTTCTActcggggctgctgctggccgccggCCTCTCGCTGCTCGCCGCCGCACTGCTCTGCTGTCGCCCGCCCGACGAGGCGCCCGCGGCGCCGGCTCCGGCCTCGGCCTCGGCCCTGGCCCCGGCTGGCGACCCGGACGCGGcaggcggcggccccggcgggggggaggcggcggccgtGCCGTCGGGGCCGGTGGAGAAGGCGCCGCCCGGGGGGCGGCAGAacttcctgctgctg ggggtgctggtgTTCATGCTGGGCGTGCTGAGCGCCTTCGCCGGCGCCGTCATCGACGGCGACACCGTGTCGCTGGTGGAGAGGAAGTACTCGCACtactgcctgctgcagcccggcggcgcggcccggccacggagcggccccgcggcccccgaCAGCTCCGCCGCGGCTCTCCGCTGCCAGAAGCTGCGGGACTACCAGCAAGGCTTGGTGCTCTCCACCGTCTTCAACGCTCTGGAGTGCCTCCTGGGCCTGCTCAACTTGCTGCTCGTCAAGAACTACAAGGCCTCGCAGCAGCGcgggcggcggaggcggcggcggcgagcggcACCGGCaacggcggcggcggcgggcgggcggcggcggcggcggcggggcggcggcggcgggcggcgggcgccgcGCCACAGCCAAGGCTCCCTCTTCTCCGGCGGCGAGCCCGAGCTCAGCCCCGGGGACTGCCCCTTCCAGGCCGTCTCCTACATCAACGTGGGCGTTTTCCACGTCTTCGACGAGGCAGGCGTGGAGGTGCACTGCGGCGGGCATCCTTCCGTCGAGCTGCCCGGCTACTCGCCCATGGACCCCGAGCTCAACGCCTCCTACCCCTACTGCTACCCGCTGCCCAGCGAGCAGCCCCCCGCCTACGAGGAGATCTACCCCGGGGAGCCCTGCGCTCACGGCACCTAG